A window of the Loxodonta africana isolate mLoxAfr1 chromosome 3, mLoxAfr1.hap2, whole genome shotgun sequence genome harbors these coding sequences:
- the LOC100656360 gene encoding zinc finger protein 699-like: MDAVAVEDVAVNFTQEEWALLDLSQRKLYRDVMMETFRNLASIVSRNLNDGEKLSSENIIVRFMKNDTWFSMVGEIYESHGSEDQDTNRNTHVRRCMVENLCESNEDHHCGETFSQISNPSVLRRTSMEAYPSECLECGKSWVDHSSLKHQIRSHSGCNVYQCKERGGACSCPSYLNTPGKTLTGEKPYECKECGKAFSWPSHLTSHVRTHSGERPYICKECGKAFRHSSSLTKHLRTHSGERPCECKECGKAFNRSSYLTTHIRTHSGERPYKCKECGKAFRHSSSLTKHIRTHSGEKPYECEECGKTFNLSSHLTSHVRTHSGERPYICKECGKAFRHSSSLTRHIRTHSGLRPYECKECGKAFSQSSHLTIHTRTHSGERPYICEECGKAFRHSLSLTIHIRTHSGERPYQCKECGKAFHQSSNLIEHIRTHSGERPYECKECGKAFSHATSLTEHVRTHSGERPYECKECGKVFSQASHLTIHIRTHSGERPYICKECGKAFHHSSSLTRHIRTHSGERRYECKESDKTFSCSSDLIAHIRTHNGERP, encoded by the exons GACGCAGTGGCTGTGGAGGATGTGGCTGTGAACTTTACCCAGGAAGAGTGGGCGTTGCTGGATCTTTctcagaggaaactctacagagatgtgatgatggagaccttcagaaacctggcctcaATAG TTTCTCGAAACCTTAATGACGGAGAAAAGCTATCCAGTGAAAATATAATAGTACGATTCATGAAAAATGACACCTGGTTCTCCATGGTAGGAGAAATCTACGAATCACATGGCAGTGAAGATCAGGATACCAACCGGAACACACATgtgag AAGGTGTATGGTAGAGAACCTCTGTGAAAGTAATGAAGACCATCATTGTGGAGAGACCTTCAGCCAAATTTCAAATCCGTCTGTGCTCAGAAGAACTTCTATGGAAGCATATCCTTCTGAATGCCTTGAGTGTGGAAAATCCTGGGTGGATCATTCATCACTTAAGCATCAGATCAGATCTCACTCTGGCTGCAATGTGTATCAGTGTAAGGAACGTGGAGGAGCCTGCAGTTGTCCTTCTTACCTCAACACTCCTGGGAAAACTCTtacaggagagaaaccctatgaatgtaaggaatgtgggaaagcctttagttggcCATCACACCTCACTTCACatgtaagaactcacagtggagagaggccttatatatgtaaggaatgtggcaaaGCCTTTCGTCATTCTTCAAGCCTCACTAAACAtctaagaactcacagtggagagaggccttgtgaatgtaaggaatgtggcaaaGCTTTTAACCGGTCATCctacctcactacacatatacgaactcacagtggagagaggccttataaatgtaaggaatgtggcaaaGCCTTTCGTCATTCTTCAAGCCTCACtaaacatataagaactcacagtggagagaagccttatgaatgtgaggaatgtggcaAAACTTTTAATCTGTCATCACACCTCACTTCACAcgtaagaactcacagtggagagagaccttatatatgtaaggaatgtggcaaaGCCTTTCGTCATTCTTCAAGCCTTACtagacatataagaactcacagtggattgaggccttacgaatgtaaggaatgtgggaaagcctttagtcagtccTCACACCTCACTATACAtacaagaactcacagtggagagaggccttatatatgtgaggaatgtgggaaagcctttcgtcATTCTTTAAGCCTCACTAttcatataagaactcacagtggtgaGAGGCCTTATcaatgcaaggaatgtgggaaagcctttcatCAGTCCTCAAACCTCATtgaacatataagaactcacagtggagagaggccttatgaatgtaaggaatgtgggaaagcctttagtcatgCCACATCCCTCACTGAACATGTAAGAAcacacagtggagagaggccttatgaatgcaaggaatgtgggaaagtcttTAGTCAGGCCTCACATCTCACTatacatataagaactcacagtggagagaggccttatatatgtaaggaatgtggaaaagcctttcaCCATTCTTCAAGTCTCACtagacatataagaactcacagtggagagaggcgttATGAATGTAAGGAAAGTGACAAAACCTTTAGTTGTTCCTCAGACCTCATtgcacatataagaactcacaatggAGAGAGGCCTTAA